Proteins encoded by one window of Flagellimonas lutaonensis:
- the rpmF gene encoding 50S ribosomal protein L32 gives MAHPKRKISKTRRDKRRTHYKATMPTIAKDATTGEMHLYHRAHWHEGKLYYRGQVLIDKTEEETVA, from the coding sequence ATGGCACATCCTAAAAGAAAAATATCAAAAACAAGAAGGGACAAAAGAAGAACCCATTACAAGGCTACCATGCCTACCATCGCCAAAGATGCGACCACCGGCGAAATGCACCTGTACCACAGGGCACATTGGCATGAAGGCAAACTATACTACCGTGGGCAGGTTTTGATCGATAAAACCGAAGAAGAGACCGTTGCCTAA
- a CDS encoding YceD family protein has translation MKLKEFTIPFSGLKQGNHGFAYKIGNEFFEAFDYNEFNAAEVNVKAVLNKMSTTMEMDIAATGTINVDCDLTNEPYNQAISSDLHLVVKFGEEYNDEDDEILIIPHGEHQFNIAQYVFEMLVLGMPQKRIHPGVADGTLKSEMLDRLEELQPKEQNNNEENTDPRWDGLKKFLTDK, from the coding sequence ATGAAACTGAAGGAGTTCACAATTCCGTTTTCGGGATTGAAACAAGGAAACCACGGTTTTGCCTACAAGATAGGGAACGAGTTCTTTGAAGCCTTTGATTACAACGAGTTCAATGCCGCCGAGGTCAACGTTAAGGCAGTGCTCAATAAGATGAGCACTACCATGGAAATGGACATAGCGGCGACCGGAACCATCAATGTCGATTGCGACTTGACCAATGAACCGTATAACCAAGCCATTAGCTCAGACCTGCACCTTGTGGTGAAATTTGGGGAAGAATACAACGATGAAGACGATGAAATCTTGATAATTCCCCATGGCGAACATCAGTTCAACATTGCCCAGTACGTGTTTGAAATGTTGGTGCTCGGGATGCCGCAGAAAAGAATTCATCCCGGGGTGGCCGATGGCACGTTGAAATCAGAAATGTTGGACAGGCTTGAAGAGCTGCAACCGAAAGAGCAAAACAACAATGAAGAAAATACCGACCCTAGATGGGACGGACTGAAAAAATTTTTAACAGATAAATAG
- the pdxA gene encoding 4-hydroxythreonine-4-phosphate dehydrogenase PdxA — translation MGEQAKIRLGISVGDLNGIGCEVALKTFEDSRMLDFCTPVLFASNKTISHQKRELSIDINFNGINEASKAIDGKVNVVNVWRESPKIEFGKPTEEGGRYAIKSLRAAVASLKEGAIDVLVTAPINKNNIQAEDFNFPGHTDYLAQELEGKSLMFMVADTLRVGLLTDHIAVKDVAQAITQKLVREKVSTMMQSLKMDFGIRRPKIALLGINPHSGDNGTIGQEDDKIVKPVITELFDKGHLVYGPYSADSFFGSNLYQNFDAILAAYHDQGLIPFKTLSFGKGVNFTAGLSKVRTSPDHGTAYEIAGQGKADESSFKEAVFTAIQIYRNRKEYIELTKNPLKKQKIRKSA, via the coding sequence ATGGGAGAGCAAGCAAAAATAAGGTTGGGTATTTCTGTGGGTGATTTAAATGGAATTGGCTGTGAGGTGGCACTGAAGACCTTTGAAGACAGTCGTATGCTCGATTTTTGCACGCCGGTGCTGTTTGCCTCAAACAAGACCATTTCCCACCAAAAACGGGAATTGTCTATCGACATAAATTTCAATGGCATCAACGAGGCATCAAAGGCCATAGACGGCAAGGTCAACGTGGTGAACGTATGGCGCGAATCTCCAAAGATTGAATTTGGCAAACCCACCGAAGAAGGCGGTCGTTATGCCATCAAATCCCTCAGGGCGGCTGTGGCATCCCTTAAAGAGGGTGCGATAGACGTTCTGGTCACAGCGCCCATCAACAAGAACAATATTCAGGCCGAAGACTTTAATTTTCCTGGGCATACAGATTACTTGGCACAAGAACTCGAAGGCAAAAGCCTCATGTTCATGGTTGCCGACACGCTACGGGTAGGGTTGTTGACCGACCATATTGCCGTAAAAGATGTGGCCCAGGCCATTACCCAAAAATTGGTGCGGGAAAAAGTGTCCACGATGATGCAATCGTTGAAAATGGACTTCGGCATCCGCAGGCCAAAGATTGCCCTGCTAGGCATAAACCCCCATAGCGGTGACAACGGCACTATAGGCCAAGAAGATGACAAAATCGTAAAGCCGGTAATCACCGAACTTTTTGACAAGGGCCATTTGGTGTACGGGCCCTATTCGGCCGATAGCTTTTTTGGCTCTAACCTGTACCAAAATTTCGATGCCATCTTGGCCGCATACCATGATCAGGGGCTAATACCCTTTAAAACACTTTCTTTTGGCAAAGGGGTAAACTTTACCGCCGGACTGTCAAAGGTTCGCACCTCACCCGACCACGGCACGGCATATGAAATTGCGGGTCAGGGTAAGGCCGATGAAAGCTCTTTCAAAGAGGCGGTCTTTACAGCTATCCAAATTTATAGGAATAGAAAAGAGTACATCGAATTGACCAAAAATCCCTTGAAAAAGCAAAAAATCAGAAAATCTGCCTAG
- a CDS encoding riboflavin synthase gives MFTGIIETLGRVAALEKENGNLHITIATALAPELKIDQSVAHNGVCLTVVGLDEQTYTVTAIDETLKKSNLGDLQVGDLVNLERAMVLGTRLDGHLVQGHIDQTGICSAIEEKDGSWVFTFEYDPIQSNVTIEKGSITVDGVSLTVVNSQENRFSVAIIPYTYGHTRFKTYEVGSTVNLEFDVIGKYVARLMRLA, from the coding sequence ATGTTTACGGGCATTATCGAAACTTTGGGGCGGGTCGCCGCCCTTGAAAAAGAGAACGGCAACCTGCATATAACCATTGCCACTGCATTGGCCCCTGAGCTAAAAATCGACCAAAGTGTGGCCCACAACGGCGTTTGCCTGACCGTAGTGGGCCTTGACGAACAGACGTATACCGTAACGGCCATCGATGAAACCTTAAAAAAATCCAATCTTGGTGACCTTCAGGTAGGCGATTTGGTCAACCTTGAGCGGGCCATGGTACTGGGCACCCGGTTAGACGGGCATTTGGTGCAGGGGCATATAGATCAGACGGGCATTTGCAGCGCTATTGAAGAAAAAGATGGAAGCTGGGTGTTCACTTTCGAATACGACCCCATACAGAGCAATGTAACCATTGAAAAGGGGTCCATTACCGTAGATGGTGTAAGCCTGACCGTGGTCAATTCACAAGAAAACCGGTTTAGTGTGGCCATCATTCCCTATACCTATGGGCATACCCGTTTTAAGACTTATGAGGTAGGTAGCACGGTCAATCTGGAATTTGATGTGATTGGGAAGTACGTGGCGCGGTTGATGAGGTTGGCTTGA
- a CDS encoding DUF3857 domain-containing protein encodes MLYFRYRIVSKAIFFITIFYANAQSSNPKTWEYLLNNQRQEALKTLKKGKPKSIEELITRQIVQNENGIFKTQDNFIAEFKLFTDFEYYLYAFWNRNFLFDEYTKSGFNNKNIKHIDSFDIDEISQNTTKEALRYLKSIVARSNNDWNLYYKLNAQIPVLKHWQYCGSFENLNGGGLDIVYPPEQSAHSDKGFDANSNGTINWYEDPNRAKEAYQFYSNHKEYGSAVNYAQTFIENDHDQRVLFKIGASAEVKVWLNNVPIFEKKENRFNDIDAYSVELTLPKGVNRLLVKCSDVSTTPYFIARFTDLEHKPLKSIKSTARVTTYNEVEADEIGAVVRNHPVEHYFKKKWEQNQDDFFYALSLISTYLRNSKYQEAKPIILRFLQEYPQSSMLKVLLKICYELEGDDSSADELAKNIILDDEDYYLSYVFRMQDYNSLFKLPIDEFEKYVQGFEQATDFEILKKTTKLLLSLRKQDKLLMESQLDNIFQNHSDQLNLLKAYADLYKDFLGKEEKAVAFYENVNKRYFDYPALLKLAGFYDRKGEKEKLLTLFEENRDHLSMDNGFLFDYGHYLQKYKRYEKLERIMLRALENFPYSFRAMQYLGESYYQRGDKDKALHYFKKHLEHNGGNTSVRKKIEELTKTDGLLEDLKTNNIYKYVDDNRGIQMHNNYGYNYLLDESLVQLYEQGGGKSIIRYLVEITSDNGVELLKEINLGLNGSYTILKAELIKSDGSLNPASRNGSNMVFKNIEVGDVIYIDYTTTWSNTGRFFNDYVDYYQFDSYHPALKRKYVLLTPKNKPIFYTNTNGAVDVKINEINDFLCYTWQLNEVKPMPQQEDYMPSTSDLFRNVHISTIENWDEIANWYKDLVRPQIKINEEVKKAFEEIFPNGPKGLSDNEKAEQIYRYISNNVNYSHVSFRQSGFIPQKPARTLSTKLGDCKDLSTLYMVLADMAGLKSHLVLVLTSDYGRNSMVLPSQDFNHCIVKVVIDGKNQYLELTDKNLPFRSIPSSLEYATLLDIPNENFTNVRQGIYLLEKPNKLNSMLDAQVELSLSDNYQEMRVKSTVQGEISSGYIKIFRDNNYRSIKKSISDDFQARLTNNIVLDSVYNISKDLGSSELIYEASLTLNTKMDNFGETKLFKLPLISHPYSSSIVNYSERKYPIEYVLYENVDRYVSTYFIVVGKGKEFVQIPEDVRYSFKNHSFELTYKLYPDGKLEVKSIANTPRDRITVKDYEEFKKYVLKVLDARERVIGLSTKVKPTSSTAPRTSQSHQIPD; translated from the coding sequence ATGCTTTATTTTAGATATAGGATTGTCTCTAAGGCAATTTTTTTCATTACTATTTTTTATGCCAATGCCCAATCATCAAACCCCAAAACATGGGAATATCTACTGAACAATCAAAGACAAGAGGCCTTAAAAACCCTTAAAAAAGGAAAGCCAAAAAGCATAGAAGAACTGATTACCCGTCAGATAGTTCAAAATGAAAATGGCATTTTTAAAACACAAGATAATTTTATTGCGGAGTTCAAGCTGTTCACCGACTTTGAATATTATCTATATGCTTTTTGGAACAGAAATTTTCTTTTCGACGAATACACCAAATCAGGATTCAACAACAAGAATATTAAGCACATTGACTCTTTTGATATTGATGAGATTTCTCAAAACACCACCAAAGAAGCTCTTCGGTACTTAAAGTCTATTGTGGCTAGAAGCAACAATGATTGGAATCTTTACTACAAGTTAAATGCGCAAATACCGGTATTAAAGCATTGGCAGTACTGTGGCAGTTTTGAAAACCTCAACGGAGGAGGTCTTGACATAGTGTATCCTCCCGAACAATCGGCCCACTCAGATAAGGGCTTCGACGCTAACAGCAATGGTACAATCAACTGGTATGAAGACCCAAATCGAGCAAAAGAAGCATATCAGTTTTATTCCAATCATAAAGAATATGGCAGCGCGGTAAATTATGCCCAAACGTTTATTGAGAATGATCATGACCAAAGGGTACTTTTCAAAATTGGGGCATCGGCAGAGGTAAAGGTGTGGTTGAACAACGTGCCTATTTTTGAAAAGAAAGAAAACCGATTTAACGACATAGATGCCTATTCTGTTGAATTGACACTGCCTAAAGGGGTAAATAGGCTTTTGGTTAAATGTAGTGATGTTTCGACCACCCCTTATTTTATCGCCCGTTTTACAGACTTGGAGCACAAGCCGCTTAAATCTATTAAAAGTACCGCTAGAGTTACAACATATAACGAAGTCGAGGCAGATGAAATTGGAGCTGTAGTCAGAAACCATCCTGTTGAGCATTACTTCAAAAAGAAATGGGAGCAAAACCAAGATGATTTTTTCTATGCCCTATCATTGATCAGTACTTATCTCAGAAATTCCAAATATCAAGAGGCAAAGCCTATAATTCTTCGTTTTTTACAGGAATACCCCCAAAGCTCCATGCTAAAAGTACTTTTGAAAATCTGTTACGAGCTTGAGGGAGATGACTCATCTGCTGATGAATTGGCAAAAAACATAATACTGGACGACGAAGACTACTATCTTTCGTATGTTTTTAGAATGCAAGACTACAATTCTTTGTTTAAACTGCCCATTGACGAGTTTGAGAAATATGTTCAGGGTTTTGAACAAGCAACCGATTTTGAGATACTGAAAAAAACAACAAAACTTTTGCTCTCTTTGAGAAAACAGGACAAGTTGTTGATGGAAAGTCAGTTGGATAATATTTTTCAGAACCATTCAGACCAACTAAACCTTTTAAAGGCATACGCAGATCTCTATAAAGACTTTTTAGGGAAAGAAGAAAAGGCAGTAGCTTTTTATGAAAATGTAAATAAGAGGTATTTCGATTATCCGGCTTTGCTAAAACTAGCTGGATTTTATGACAGAAAAGGAGAAAAGGAGAAGTTATTGACATTGTTTGAAGAAAACAGGGATCATCTGTCCATGGATAATGGGTTCTTATTCGATTATGGGCATTACCTGCAAAAATATAAGCGTTATGAAAAACTAGAACGCATTATGTTGAGGGCACTTGAGAATTTTCCATACTCATTTAGGGCGATGCAATATTTGGGAGAGTCATATTACCAAAGAGGAGACAAAGACAAAGCACTTCACTATTTTAAAAAACACCTCGAGCATAATGGTGGAAACACTTCGGTCAGAAAGAAAATAGAAGAGCTTACCAAAACCGATGGCCTGCTCGAAGACCTAAAAACCAACAATATTTATAAGTATGTAGATGACAATCGAGGAATACAAATGCATAATAATTATGGTTACAACTACCTGCTCGATGAAAGTTTGGTGCAATTGTACGAACAGGGAGGTGGCAAATCAATTATTAGATATCTTGTGGAGATTACCTCTGACAATGGTGTTGAACTACTCAAAGAAATAAATTTGGGTCTCAATGGGAGCTACACAATCTTAAAGGCGGAGTTGATAAAGAGTGACGGTTCTTTGAACCCGGCATCTCGAAACGGATCAAATATGGTTTTCAAAAATATTGAGGTGGGCGATGTCATTTATATAGATTATACGACCACTTGGTCAAATACAGGCAGGTTCTTCAACGACTATGTTGATTATTACCAATTTGACTCGTATCATCCCGCACTGAAAAGAAAATATGTCTTATTGACCCCCAAAAACAAACCCATATTCTATACCAATACCAATGGGGCGGTTGATGTGAAAATAAATGAAATAAACGATTTTCTGTGCTACACTTGGCAACTGAATGAAGTTAAGCCCATGCCGCAGCAAGAAGACTACATGCCAAGCACTAGCGATTTATTTCGCAATGTCCATATCAGTACCATAGAAAATTGGGATGAAATTGCCAATTGGTACAAAGATTTGGTTCGGCCCCAGATTAAAATCAATGAAGAGGTTAAAAAAGCCTTTGAAGAAATATTCCCAAATGGCCCAAAGGGGCTATCAGACAATGAAAAGGCAGAACAAATTTATCGCTACATCTCAAACAATGTAAATTATAGCCATGTTTCGTTTAGGCAGAGTGGATTTATTCCCCAAAAGCCGGCCAGAACCCTATCCACAAAGTTAGGCGACTGCAAAGATCTGTCGACCCTCTATATGGTATTGGCAGACATGGCTGGGCTCAAATCACATTTGGTTTTGGTGCTGACCTCAGATTATGGCAGAAATTCAATGGTACTTCCCAGTCAAGATTTTAACCATTGTATCGTCAAAGTGGTTATAGACGGCAAAAATCAATACCTTGAACTCACAGACAAGAATCTTCCATTCAGGTCAATTCCATCCAGTTTAGAGTATGCCACTTTACTCGACATTCCCAATGAAAATTTCACAAATGTCAGGCAAGGCATATATTTACTTGAAAAACCAAATAAATTAAACTCGATGTTGGATGCACAGGTAGAACTGAGCTTGTCTGACAATTATCAAGAAATGAGGGTTAAATCAACGGTACAAGGAGAGATTAGCTCTGGTTACATAAAAATCTTTAGGGACAACAATTACAGGTCCATTAAGAAAAGTATTTCCGATGACTTTCAAGCACGATTGACAAACAATATTGTTTTAGATTCGGTATACAACATAAGCAAAGACCTCGGATCATCTGAACTAATTTATGAGGCCTCGCTGACCCTAAATACCAAGATGGACAATTTTGGAGAAACCAAGCTTTTCAAGCTTCCTCTTATCAGCCATCCATATAGCTCTTCAATAGTTAACTATTCAGAACGCAAGTACCCCATTGAGTACGTGTTATATGAGAATGTTGACCGATATGTATCCACTTATTTTATTGTGGTAGGTAAAGGAAAAGAGTTTGTTCAGATACCTGAAGATGTGAGGTACTCCTTCAAAAACCATAGTTTTGAGCTAACATATAAGCTTTATCCAGACGGTAAACTTGAAGTAAAATCAATCGCCAATACTCCAAGAGACAGGATTACAGTGAAAGACTATGAAGAGTTTAAGAAATACGTGTTGAAAGTTTTGGACGCTAGAGAAAGAGTGATTGGGCTAAGTACCAAAGTCAAGCCAACCTCATCAACCGCGCCACGTACTTCCCAATCACATCAAATTCCAGATTGA